From a single Podarcis raffonei isolate rPodRaf1 chromosome 10, rPodRaf1.pri, whole genome shotgun sequence genomic region:
- the LOC128421935 gene encoding protein mono-ADP-ribosyltransferase PARP12-like isoform X1, which yields MLLDSIVRIEFIWYWLDEADRWIEYGKKHLEHCAATVSSEELEAAYQADHRGVVFFHAGTQLYEVNFQEMFQRNLYYRTRRRVCRWPKLVLFGGGRDNEMGSRFESSLPTPLFPSSWDQSALPNVGYKLVEISDSAEEYNEIKELFQKTMEGYVIHRLQRIQNPSLWQVFQWQKEQMKKMNGGDKVDERLLFHGTSKHHLHDICGQNFDWRICGTHGTLYGKGSYFARDASYSHAYCQSDTHIRSMFVAKVLVGDYVQGNPAYLRPPSRSNQSNNFYDSCVDNVLDPSIFVIFEKYQIYPAYIFEYQPVSHCVVM from the exons ATGCTCTTAGACTCCATTGTCAGAATAGAATTCATCTGGTATTGGTTGGATGAAGCTGACAGGTGGATTGAGTATGGGAAAAAG CATTTGGAGCACTGTGCTGCCACAGTATCATCAGAAGAATTGGAGGCTGCTTACCAGGCAGACCACAGAGGCGTTGTCTTCTTCCATGCTGGTACTCAGCTGTATGAAGTAAATTTCCAAG AGATGTTCCAGAGAAACCTGTACTACCGAACCCGGAGAAGAGTCTGCAGGTGGCCCAAGCTTGTGCTCTTTGGAGGAGGACGTGACAATGAGATGGG CAGTCGTtttgagtcttctcttcccacccccttgTTTCCTTCAAGCTGGGACCAATCAGCATTGCCTAATGTAGGCTATAAG CTGGTGGAGATCTCTGATTCTGCTGAAGAATACAATGAAATTAAGGAACTCTTTCAGAAGACCATGGAGGGTTATGTTATCCACCGACTCCAAAGGATTCAGAACCCGTCTCTTTGGCAAGTCTTCCAGTG GCAGAAAGAGCAGATGAAGAAGATGAATGGGGGGGACAAGGTAGACGAGAGGTTATTGTTCCATGGCACCAGCAAACACCATTTGCATGACATCTGTGGGCAGAACTTTGACTGGAGAATCTGTGGCACCCATGGGACTCTCTATGGAAAAG GAAGTTATTTTGCCAGAGACGCCAGTTACTCACATGCATATTGCCAATCGGATACCCACATCAGGAGCATGTTTGTAGCTAAAGTTCTGGTTGGAGATTATGTTCAAGGAAATCCTGCTTACCTCCGCCCTCCATCGAGATCTAACCAATCGAACAACTTTTATGATAGCTGTGTGGACAACGTTCTTGATCCTTCTATTTTTGTCATCTTTGAGAAGTATCAGATTTACCCAGCGTACATATTTGAGTATCAGCCAGTGTCCCATTGTGTGGTCATGTAA
- the LOC128421935 gene encoding protein mono-ADP-ribosyltransferase PARP12-like isoform X2, with translation MLLDSIVRIEFIWYWLDEADRWIEYGKKHLEHCAATVSSEELEAAYQADHRGVVFFHAGTQLYEVNFQEMFQRNLYYRTRRRVCRWPKLVLFGGGRDNEMGRFESSLPTPLFPSSWDQSALPNVGYKLVEISDSAEEYNEIKELFQKTMEGYVIHRLQRIQNPSLWQVFQWQKEQMKKMNGGDKVDERLLFHGTSKHHLHDICGQNFDWRICGTHGTLYGKGSYFARDASYSHAYCQSDTHIRSMFVAKVLVGDYVQGNPAYLRPPSRSNQSNNFYDSCVDNVLDPSIFVIFEKYQIYPAYIFEYQPVSHCVVM, from the exons ATGCTCTTAGACTCCATTGTCAGAATAGAATTCATCTGGTATTGGTTGGATGAAGCTGACAGGTGGATTGAGTATGGGAAAAAG CATTTGGAGCACTGTGCTGCCACAGTATCATCAGAAGAATTGGAGGCTGCTTACCAGGCAGACCACAGAGGCGTTGTCTTCTTCCATGCTGGTACTCAGCTGTATGAAGTAAATTTCCAAG AGATGTTCCAGAGAAACCTGTACTACCGAACCCGGAGAAGAGTCTGCAGGTGGCCCAAGCTTGTGCTCTTTGGAGGAGGACGTGACAATGAGATGGG TCGTtttgagtcttctcttcccacccccttgTTTCCTTCAAGCTGGGACCAATCAGCATTGCCTAATGTAGGCTATAAG CTGGTGGAGATCTCTGATTCTGCTGAAGAATACAATGAAATTAAGGAACTCTTTCAGAAGACCATGGAGGGTTATGTTATCCACCGACTCCAAAGGATTCAGAACCCGTCTCTTTGGCAAGTCTTCCAGTG GCAGAAAGAGCAGATGAAGAAGATGAATGGGGGGGACAAGGTAGACGAGAGGTTATTGTTCCATGGCACCAGCAAACACCATTTGCATGACATCTGTGGGCAGAACTTTGACTGGAGAATCTGTGGCACCCATGGGACTCTCTATGGAAAAG GAAGTTATTTTGCCAGAGACGCCAGTTACTCACATGCATATTGCCAATCGGATACCCACATCAGGAGCATGTTTGTAGCTAAAGTTCTGGTTGGAGATTATGTTCAAGGAAATCCTGCTTACCTCCGCCCTCCATCGAGATCTAACCAATCGAACAACTTTTATGATAGCTGTGTGGACAACGTTCTTGATCCTTCTATTTTTGTCATCTTTGAGAAGTATCAGATTTACCCAGCGTACATATTTGAGTATCAGCCAGTGTCCCATTGTGTGGTCATGTAA
- the LOC128421935 gene encoding protein mono-ADP-ribosyltransferase PARP12-like isoform X3, translating to MLLDSIVRIEFIWYWLDEADRWIEYGKKHLEHCAATVSSEELEAAYQADHRGVVFFHAGTQLYEVNFQEMFQRNLYYRTRRRVCRWPKLVLFGGGRDNEMGSRFESSLPTPLFPSSWDQSALPNVGYKLVEISDSAEEYNEIKELFQKTMEGYVIHRLQRIQNPSLWQKEQMKKMNGGDKVDERLLFHGTSKHHLHDICGQNFDWRICGTHGTLYGKGSYFARDASYSHAYCQSDTHIRSMFVAKVLVGDYVQGNPAYLRPPSRSNQSNNFYDSCVDNVLDPSIFVIFEKYQIYPAYIFEYQPVSHCVVM from the exons ATGCTCTTAGACTCCATTGTCAGAATAGAATTCATCTGGTATTGGTTGGATGAAGCTGACAGGTGGATTGAGTATGGGAAAAAG CATTTGGAGCACTGTGCTGCCACAGTATCATCAGAAGAATTGGAGGCTGCTTACCAGGCAGACCACAGAGGCGTTGTCTTCTTCCATGCTGGTACTCAGCTGTATGAAGTAAATTTCCAAG AGATGTTCCAGAGAAACCTGTACTACCGAACCCGGAGAAGAGTCTGCAGGTGGCCCAAGCTTGTGCTCTTTGGAGGAGGACGTGACAATGAGATGGG CAGTCGTtttgagtcttctcttcccacccccttgTTTCCTTCAAGCTGGGACCAATCAGCATTGCCTAATGTAGGCTATAAG CTGGTGGAGATCTCTGATTCTGCTGAAGAATACAATGAAATTAAGGAACTCTTTCAGAAGACCATGGAGGGTTATGTTATCCACCGACTCCAAAGGATTCAGAACCCGTCTCTTTGGCAA AAAGAGCAGATGAAGAAGATGAATGGGGGGGACAAGGTAGACGAGAGGTTATTGTTCCATGGCACCAGCAAACACCATTTGCATGACATCTGTGGGCAGAACTTTGACTGGAGAATCTGTGGCACCCATGGGACTCTCTATGGAAAAG GAAGTTATTTTGCCAGAGACGCCAGTTACTCACATGCATATTGCCAATCGGATACCCACATCAGGAGCATGTTTGTAGCTAAAGTTCTGGTTGGAGATTATGTTCAAGGAAATCCTGCTTACCTCCGCCCTCCATCGAGATCTAACCAATCGAACAACTTTTATGATAGCTGTGTGGACAACGTTCTTGATCCTTCTATTTTTGTCATCTTTGAGAAGTATCAGATTTACCCAGCGTACATATTTGAGTATCAGCCAGTGTCCCATTGTGTGGTCATGTAA
- the LOC128421935 gene encoding protein mono-ADP-ribosyltransferase PARP12-like isoform X4 codes for MFQRNLYYRTRRRVCRWPKLVLFGGGRDNEMGSRFESSLPTPLFPSSWDQSALPNVGYKLVEISDSAEEYNEIKELFQKTMEGYVIHRLQRIQNPSLWQVFQWQKEQMKKMNGGDKVDERLLFHGTSKHHLHDICGQNFDWRICGTHGTLYGKGSYFARDASYSHAYCQSDTHIRSMFVAKVLVGDYVQGNPAYLRPPSRSNQSNNFYDSCVDNVLDPSIFVIFEKYQIYPAYIFEYQPVSHCVVM; via the exons ATGTTCCAGAGAAACCTGTACTACCGAACCCGGAGAAGAGTCTGCAGGTGGCCCAAGCTTGTGCTCTTTGGAGGAGGACGTGACAATGAGATGGG CAGTCGTtttgagtcttctcttcccacccccttgTTTCCTTCAAGCTGGGACCAATCAGCATTGCCTAATGTAGGCTATAAG CTGGTGGAGATCTCTGATTCTGCTGAAGAATACAATGAAATTAAGGAACTCTTTCAGAAGACCATGGAGGGTTATGTTATCCACCGACTCCAAAGGATTCAGAACCCGTCTCTTTGGCAAGTCTTCCAGTG GCAGAAAGAGCAGATGAAGAAGATGAATGGGGGGGACAAGGTAGACGAGAGGTTATTGTTCCATGGCACCAGCAAACACCATTTGCATGACATCTGTGGGCAGAACTTTGACTGGAGAATCTGTGGCACCCATGGGACTCTCTATGGAAAAG GAAGTTATTTTGCCAGAGACGCCAGTTACTCACATGCATATTGCCAATCGGATACCCACATCAGGAGCATGTTTGTAGCTAAAGTTCTGGTTGGAGATTATGTTCAAGGAAATCCTGCTTACCTCCGCCCTCCATCGAGATCTAACCAATCGAACAACTTTTATGATAGCTGTGTGGACAACGTTCTTGATCCTTCTATTTTTGTCATCTTTGAGAAGTATCAGATTTACCCAGCGTACATATTTGAGTATCAGCCAGTGTCCCATTGTGTGGTCATGTAA